The proteins below are encoded in one region of Mycobacterium pseudokansasii:
- the mrx1 gene encoding mycoredoxin Mrx1 — protein sequence MTNAALTIYTTSWCGYCFRLKTALRTDGITYVEVDIEHDSAAAEFVASVNGGNRTVPTVRFADGSTLTNPSANVVKARLAEVGG from the coding sequence ATGACCAACGCTGCGCTCACCATCTACACGACGTCATGGTGTGGCTATTGTTTCCGGCTCAAGACGGCGCTCCGGACAGACGGGATCACCTACGTCGAGGTCGACATCGAACACGACAGCGCGGCTGCGGAGTTTGTCGCCTCGGTCAACGGCGGCAACAGAACGGTCCCGACGGTCAGGTTTGCCGACGGCTCAACGCTGACCAACCCGAGCGCAAACGTGGTCAAAGCCAGACTGGCAGAAGTCGGCGGCTGA
- the nudC gene encoding NAD(+) diphosphatase, producing MDLRLRDVPFLSRIGADRADHLRTDVDAAAAGWADAALLRVDSRNQVLVVDGRAVLGRAAALGDKPPPEAVFLGRIAGGRHVWAIRGALEPPENLDVEAEVVDLRRLGKIIDDTSSQLVSSAMALLNWHDTARFSPVDGTPTKPARAGWSRVSLITGHEEFPRIDAAVICLVHDGGDRAVLARQAAWPPQMFSLLAGFVEAGESFEVCVAREIREEIGLTVRDVRYLGSQPWPFPRSLMVGFHALADPDQDFSFHDGEIAEAGWFTRDEVRAALDAGDWTTTASESKLRLPGSVSIARIIIEAWAAARD from the coding sequence GTGGACTTGCGGCTGCGGGACGTTCCATTCCTGTCGCGCATCGGCGCCGACCGGGCCGACCACTTGCGGACCGATGTCGACGCGGCGGCTGCCGGCTGGGCCGATGCGGCGCTACTGCGGGTGGATTCGCGCAACCAGGTCCTGGTTGTCGATGGCCGAGCGGTGCTGGGTCGGGCAGCCGCGCTGGGCGACAAGCCACCGCCGGAGGCGGTGTTCCTGGGTCGCATCGCGGGTGGTCGCCATGTCTGGGCGATCAGGGGCGCACTCGAGCCCCCGGAGAATCTGGATGTAGAGGCCGAAGTGGTGGACCTTCGCAGGCTTGGCAAGATCATCGATGACACCAGCAGCCAATTGGTGTCGTCGGCAATGGCGTTATTGAACTGGCATGACACCGCACGATTCAGCCCGGTCGACGGCACCCCGACCAAACCCGCCAGGGCTGGATGGTCACGCGTCAGCCTGATCACCGGTCACGAGGAGTTTCCCCGTATCGACGCGGCGGTGATCTGCCTGGTTCACGACGGCGGTGATCGCGCGGTATTGGCCCGCCAAGCGGCATGGCCGCCGCAAATGTTCTCGCTGCTGGCGGGCTTCGTCGAGGCGGGTGAATCGTTCGAGGTATGCGTGGCCCGCGAGATCCGTGAGGAAATCGGTCTGACCGTCCGTGATGTGCGCTACCTGGGCAGCCAACCCTGGCCGTTCCCGCGTTCGCTGATGGTGGGCTTCCATGCCCTAGCCGACCCGGATCAAGATTTTTCATTCCACGACGGCGAGATCGCCGAGGCGGGCTGGTTCACCCGCGACGAAGTGCGTGCGGCGCTGGACGCGGGCGACTGGACAACCACCGCATCGGAGTCCAAATTGCGGCTACCGGGTTCCGTCTCGATTGCCCGCATCATCATCGAAGCCTGGGCGGCGGCGCGCGACTGA
- a CDS encoding zinc-dependent metalloprotease: protein MGTVDRMADLPFGFSSGDDPDRDKRGKNEPDPGSGANPLGPFGFSGDFAMADLGQIFTRLGEMFGGVGSAMTAGQSSGPVNYALARQVAASSVGFMAPIPEGTNSAIADAVHLAETWLDGATSLPAGTTRAVGWSPTDWVDNTLDVWKRLCDPMAEQISTVWASSLPEEAKSMAGPLLTVMSQMGGIAFGSQLGQALGRLSQEVLTSTDIGLPLGPQGVAAILPAAVEDFSSGLEQPRSAILTFLAAREAAHHRLFSHVPWLAGQLLGAVEAYAKGMKIDMTGIEELARDFNPATLTDPAAMERLLGEGVFEPKATPTQIQALERLETLLALIEGWVQTVVTDALGERIPGTAALSETLRRRRASGGPAEQTFATLVGLELRPRKLREAGALWERLTQAAGVDARDAVWQHPDLLPAADDLDDPAAFIDQVIGGDTSGIDEAIAELDRETGGPEDSGPGAVDN from the coding sequence ATGGGTACCGTTGACCGTATGGCTGACCTGCCTTTCGGTTTCTCCTCCGGAGACGACCCCGACCGCGACAAGCGCGGGAAGAACGAACCCGACCCCGGCTCGGGCGCTAACCCGCTGGGCCCGTTCGGTTTCAGCGGGGATTTCGCCATGGCCGACCTGGGGCAGATCTTCACCCGCCTGGGCGAGATGTTCGGCGGTGTCGGCAGCGCGATGACCGCGGGTCAGAGTTCTGGACCGGTCAACTACGCCCTGGCCCGCCAGGTGGCAGCCAGCTCGGTCGGTTTCATGGCGCCCATCCCGGAGGGGACCAACTCCGCGATCGCCGACGCGGTGCACCTGGCGGAGACCTGGCTGGACGGGGCCACCTCACTGCCCGCCGGCACCACCAGGGCGGTGGGCTGGAGCCCCACCGACTGGGTGGACAACACCTTGGACGTCTGGAAGCGACTGTGCGATCCGATGGCTGAGCAGATCTCGACGGTCTGGGCGTCGTCGCTGCCGGAGGAGGCCAAGAGCATGGCCGGCCCGCTGCTCACAGTGATGTCGCAGATGGGCGGCATAGCGTTCGGTTCGCAGCTGGGTCAGGCACTCGGCCGGTTGTCGCAGGAGGTGCTGACATCGACCGACATCGGGCTGCCGCTGGGACCTCAGGGAGTGGCCGCAATCCTGCCTGCTGCCGTCGAGGACTTTTCGTCTGGCCTGGAGCAACCGCGCAGCGCGATCCTGACCTTCCTGGCCGCCCGTGAGGCCGCCCATCATCGCCTGTTCAGCCACGTTCCCTGGCTGGCCGGGCAGCTGCTGGGCGCCGTCGAGGCCTACGCCAAGGGCATGAAGATCGACATGACCGGAATCGAGGAGCTGGCCCGCGACTTCAATCCGGCCACGCTGACCGATCCCGCCGCCATGGAGCGGTTGCTGGGCGAGGGAGTATTCGAGCCCAAGGCGACACCGACACAGATCCAGGCGCTCGAGCGTCTCGAGACGCTGCTCGCCCTGATCGAGGGCTGGGTCCAGACCGTGGTGACCGATGCGCTCGGCGAGCGCATCCCGGGCACCGCCGCACTCAGCGAGACGCTGCGCCGGCGCCGGGCCAGCGGCGGTCCCGCTGAACAGACGTTCGCGACCCTGGTCGGGCTGGAGCTCCGGCCACGCAAACTGCGGGAGGCCGGCGCGCTGTGGGAGCGCCTGACCCAGGCCGCCGGTGTGGACGCTCGAGACGCGGTGTGGCAGCACCCCGACCTGCTGCCCGCGGCCGACGATCTGGACGACCCGGCCGCTTTCATCGACCAGGTCATCGGCGGTGACACCAGCGGCATCGATGAGGCGATCGCCGAACTCGACCGTGAGACCGGCGGCCCGGAGGACTCCGGGCCCGGCGCTGTGGATAACTGA
- a CDS encoding WhiB family transcriptional regulator, whose translation MSALTVPKNRLPALPCHVGNPDLWFADTPADLERAKTLCAGCPVRRQCLAAALERAEPWGVWGGEIFERGAIVSRKRPRGRPRKVAA comes from the coding sequence ATGTCAGCACTGACAGTCCCCAAAAATCGGCTGCCGGCGTTGCCATGCCATGTGGGTAATCCCGACCTCTGGTTCGCCGACACCCCAGCTGATCTCGAGCGCGCCAAGACGCTGTGCGCCGGCTGCCCGGTCCGGCGCCAATGTTTGGCGGCCGCGCTGGAGCGTGCCGAGCCATGGGGCGTCTGGGGCGGCGAGATTTTCGAGCGCGGCGCGATCGTGAGCCGCAAGCGTCCGCGGGGGCGTCCCCGCAAGGTCGCCGCTTAG
- a CDS encoding YlbL family protein: MNRRILTLMVALAPIVVFGVLLAVVTVPFVSLGPGPTFDTLGEVDGKQVVDIEGTQTHPTSGHLNMTTVSQRDGLSLGEAITLWLSGQEQLVPRDLVYPPGKSREEVDKANNADFKNSEDSAEYAALGYLKYPEAVTVASVNDPGPSAGKLKAGDAIDAVNGTPVANVEQFTGLLKNTKPGQSVTIDFRRKNEPGGVAQIMLGTNKDRDYGFMGVAVLDAPWAPFVVDFNLANVGGPSAGLMFSLAVVDKLTTGDLVGSTFVAGTGTISVDGKVGAIGGITHKMAAARAAGATVFLVPAKNCYEAAADTPQGLRLVKVETLGQAVDALHAMTAGAPTPRC, encoded by the coding sequence GTGAACAGGCGGATTTTGACGTTGATGGTCGCGCTGGCGCCGATCGTGGTGTTCGGCGTGTTGCTCGCGGTCGTGACGGTGCCGTTCGTGTCGCTGGGACCCGGCCCCACGTTCGACACCCTCGGCGAAGTCGACGGCAAGCAGGTGGTCGACATCGAGGGCACTCAGACACACCCGACGTCAGGTCATCTCAACATGACGACGGTGTCCCAGCGTGACGGTCTGAGTCTGGGCGAAGCCATCACACTGTGGCTCTCCGGGCAAGAACAGCTGGTGCCCCGGGATCTTGTTTACCCGCCGGGCAAGTCGCGCGAGGAGGTCGACAAGGCCAACAACGCCGATTTCAAGAACTCCGAAGACAGCGCCGAGTACGCGGCCCTGGGCTATCTGAAGTATCCGGAGGCGGTCACCGTCGCCTCGGTCAACGACCCCGGCCCGTCGGCGGGCAAGCTGAAAGCCGGTGATGCGATCGACGCGGTCAACGGCACGCCGGTGGCCAATGTCGAGCAGTTCACCGGATTGCTGAAGAACACCAAGCCCGGCCAGTCGGTGACCATCGACTTCCGCCGCAAGAACGAGCCGGGCGGTGTGGCGCAGATCATGCTCGGCACCAACAAAGACCGCGACTACGGCTTCATGGGGGTGGCGGTGCTGGATGCGCCGTGGGCGCCGTTCGTGGTGGATTTCAACCTCGCCAACGTGGGCGGCCCCTCGGCCGGGTTGATGTTCAGCCTTGCGGTGGTCGACAAGCTCACCACGGGTGATCTGGTCGGGTCGACCTTCGTCGCGGGTACGGGCACCATCTCCGTTGACGGCAAGGTCGGCGCTATCGGGGGCATCACGCACAAGATGGCCGCCGCGCGCGCCGCGGGCGCCACGGTGTTTCTGGTGCCGGCGAAAAACTGCTACGAGGCGGCCGCCGACACCCCGCAAGGCCTGCGTCTGGTGAAGGTCGAGACACTCGGCCAGGCGGTGGACGCCTTGCATGCGATGACTGCCGGAGCCCCGACGCCACGTTGCTAA
- a CDS encoding macrolide-binding ATPase MABP-1, producing the protein MDDGYVSDIKRGRAARNAKLASIPVGMAGRAALGFGKRLTGKSKDEVNAELMEKAANQLFTVLGELKGGAMKVGQALSVMEAAIPEQFGEPYRDALTKLQKDAPPLPAAKVHRVLDAQLGTKWRERFSSFDDTPVASASIGQVHKAVWSDGREVAVKIQYPGADEALRADLKTMQRMVGVLRQLSPGADVQGVVDELIERTEMELDYRLEADNQRAFAKAYHDHPHFAVPRVVASAPKVVIQEWIDGVPMSAIIRNGTQEQRDLIGTRLIELTFDAPRRLGMLHGDAHPGNFMLLPDGRMGVIDFGAVAPLPGGYPIELGMTIRLARDKNYDLLLPTMEKAGFIQQGQQVSVREIDEMLRQYVEPIEVDVFHYTRKWLQRMTVSQFDRSVAQIKVARQMDLPAKLAIPMRVIASVAAILCQLDAHVPIKSLTEELIPGFAEPDTAVV; encoded by the coding sequence ATGGATGATGGGTATGTGTCAGACATCAAACGCGGCCGCGCCGCGCGAAACGCCAAGCTGGCCAGCATTCCGGTCGGCATGGCCGGCCGGGCGGCTCTTGGCTTCGGCAAACGGCTGACCGGCAAGTCGAAAGACGAGGTCAACGCCGAGCTGATGGAGAAGGCCGCCAACCAGTTGTTCACCGTCCTGGGCGAGCTCAAAGGCGGGGCGATGAAAGTCGGCCAGGCGTTGTCGGTGATGGAAGCAGCCATTCCCGAGCAGTTCGGGGAGCCCTATCGCGATGCGCTGACCAAGCTGCAGAAGGATGCCCCGCCGCTGCCCGCGGCCAAGGTCCACCGGGTGCTCGATGCACAGCTGGGCACGAAGTGGCGTGAACGGTTCAGTTCGTTCGACGACACCCCGGTTGCCTCGGCCAGCATCGGCCAGGTGCACAAGGCGGTGTGGTCCGACGGCCGCGAAGTGGCCGTCAAGATTCAGTACCCGGGTGCCGACGAGGCCCTGCGGGCCGACCTGAAGACCATGCAGCGCATGGTCGGCGTGCTCAGGCAGCTCTCGCCGGGCGCCGATGTTCAAGGTGTCGTCGACGAACTGATCGAACGCACCGAGATGGAACTCGACTACCGGTTGGAGGCCGACAACCAGCGGGCCTTTGCCAAGGCCTACCACGACCACCCACACTTCGCGGTGCCGCGGGTGGTGGCCAGCGCACCCAAGGTGGTGATCCAGGAGTGGATCGACGGGGTGCCGATGTCGGCGATCATCCGCAACGGCACGCAGGAGCAGCGCGATCTGATCGGGACCCGGCTGATAGAGCTCACCTTCGACGCCCCACGCCGGCTCGGGATGCTGCACGGTGACGCCCACCCCGGGAACTTCATGCTGCTGCCGGACGGTCGAATGGGCGTCATCGACTTCGGGGCCGTGGCACCACTGCCCGGCGGCTACCCCATCGAGCTGGGGATGACGATCCGGCTGGCCCGGGACAAGAATTACGACCTGCTGTTGCCGACCATGGAGAAGGCCGGTTTCATCCAGCAGGGACAGCAGGTCTCGGTCCGGGAGATCGACGAGATGCTGCGCCAGTACGTCGAACCCATCGAAGTCGACGTCTTCCACTACACCCGCAAGTGGCTGCAGCGGATGACCGTGAGTCAGTTCGACCGATCGGTCGCGCAGATCAAGGTGGCACGGCAAATGGACCTGCCGGCCAAGTTGGCGATTCCGATGCGGGTCATCGCGTCGGTGGCCGCGATCCTCTGCCAGCTGGATGCGCATGTGCCGATCAAGTCACTGACCGAGGAGCTGATTCCCGGCTTCGCCGAGCCCGATACGGCTGTGGTCTGA
- a CDS encoding ATP-dependent DNA helicase UvrD2, giving the protein MPMVVDALTAALDDEQRQAVLAPRGPVCVLAGAGTGKTRTITHRIAHLVGSGHVDAGHVLAVTFTQRAAGEMRARLRALGTAAQVGSGVGAVQALTFHAAAHRQLRYFWPRVVGDIGWQLLDTKFAVVARAASRVRLQASTDDVRDLAGEIEWAKASLIGPEDYPSAVAAVRRDTPLDVAHIAAVYSEYESLKVRDDSVTLLDFDDLLLHTAAAIEHDVAVAEEFRDRYRCFVVDEYQDVTPLQQRVLSAWLGDRDDLTVVGDANQTIYSFTGASPRFLLDFSRRFPDATVVRLERDYRSTPQVVSLANRVIEAARGRVAGSKLRLSGQREPGPAPSFQEYPDEPAEAAAVTASIGRLIESGTAPSEIAILYRVNAQSEVYEEALTEAGIAYQVRGGEGFFDRQEIKQALVALQRAAERGTDAALPDAVRGVLEPLGLTAHEPVGARARERWEGLTALAQLVDDEVAQRPHLRLPGLLSELRARADARHPPVVQGVTLASLHAAKGLEWDAVFLVGLADGTLPISHALAHGPDSEPVEEERRLLYVGITRARVHLALSWALARAPGGRQSRKPSRFLNGIAPQTRAEPGPGKTRRNRGTARCRVCNKELTTPAAVMLRRCETCAGDIDEELLLQLKSWRLNIAKEQNVPAYVVFTDNTLIAIAELRPDDDEALIAIPGIGARKLEQYGGDVLDMVRQAR; this is encoded by the coding sequence ATGCCGATGGTCGTAGACGCACTGACCGCTGCCCTGGACGACGAGCAGCGCCAAGCCGTATTGGCTCCACGCGGACCGGTCTGCGTGCTCGCCGGAGCCGGCACCGGAAAGACGCGCACCATCACGCACCGGATCGCCCACCTGGTCGGCAGTGGTCATGTCGATGCCGGTCACGTGTTGGCGGTGACGTTCACCCAGCGCGCGGCGGGGGAGATGCGCGCCCGGTTGCGGGCACTGGGCACCGCCGCGCAGGTCGGTTCGGGCGTCGGCGCCGTGCAGGCGCTGACCTTTCATGCGGCCGCGCATCGCCAGCTGCGGTATTTCTGGCCACGCGTGGTCGGTGACATCGGCTGGCAGTTGTTGGACACCAAGTTCGCTGTCGTGGCCCGCGCGGCCAGCCGCGTCAGGCTCCAGGCCAGCACCGATGACGTCCGGGACCTCGCTGGCGAAATCGAGTGGGCCAAGGCTTCGCTGATCGGTCCCGAGGATTACCCGAGCGCGGTGGCGGCCGTGCGTCGGGACACCCCGTTGGACGTCGCACACATCGCGGCGGTCTACTCCGAATACGAATCCCTCAAGGTCCGCGACGACAGCGTCACCCTGCTCGATTTCGACGACCTGCTGCTGCACACCGCGGCCGCTATCGAACATGACGTCGCGGTGGCCGAGGAGTTCCGGGATCGCTACCGCTGCTTCGTCGTCGACGAATACCAGGACGTCACACCGTTGCAGCAGCGGGTCCTTTCGGCATGGTTGGGGGATCGCGACGATCTGACGGTCGTCGGCGACGCCAATCAGACCATCTACTCGTTCACCGGAGCCTCCCCGCGCTTCCTGCTCGACTTCTCCCGTAGGTTTCCCGACGCCACGGTGGTGCGCCTGGAGCGTGACTACCGGTCAACTCCGCAGGTGGTGTCGCTGGCCAATCGGGTGATCGAAGCCGCCCGGGGCCGGGTCGCGGGCAGCAAGTTGCGGTTATCCGGCCAGCGGGAGCCCGGTCCTGCCCCGTCGTTCCAGGAGTATCCCGACGAACCCGCCGAGGCTGCCGCGGTGACGGCGTCGATCGGCCGGCTAATCGAATCCGGCACTGCGCCTTCCGAAATCGCGATTCTGTACCGCGTCAATGCGCAGTCCGAGGTCTACGAGGAAGCGCTGACCGAAGCGGGCATCGCCTATCAGGTACGCGGCGGCGAGGGGTTCTTCGACCGTCAGGAGATCAAGCAGGCGCTGGTGGCGTTACAGCGTGCCGCTGAACGCGGTACCGACGCTGCATTGCCCGACGCGGTCCGCGGCGTTCTGGAACCGCTGGGGTTGACGGCACACGAGCCGGTGGGTGCCCGCGCTCGGGAACGCTGGGAGGGACTCACCGCTTTGGCGCAACTGGTCGATGACGAGGTGGCGCAGCGTCCGCATTTGCGGCTTCCGGGACTGCTGTCCGAGCTTCGGGCCCGAGCCGACGCGCGGCATCCGCCGGTAGTGCAGGGCGTCACGCTTGCCTCACTGCATGCGGCCAAGGGCCTGGAGTGGGATGCAGTGTTTCTGGTCGGATTGGCCGACGGCACATTACCCATCTCGCATGCGCTGGCGCATGGCCCAGACAGTGAGCCGGTCGAGGAAGAGCGCCGCCTGCTGTATGTCGGAATCACCAGGGCCCGAGTGCATTTGGCCCTCAGCTGGGCGCTGGCTCGGGCGCCGGGCGGTCGCCAGAGCCGTAAGCCGTCACGGTTCCTCAATGGCATTGCGCCGCAGACGCGTGCCGAACCGGGGCCGGGCAAAACCCGTCGCAACCGGGGCACCGCCCGCTGCCGGGTCTGCAACAAGGAGCTGACCACCCCGGCAGCCGTCATGCTGCGGCGATGTGAAACATGTGCGGGCGACATCGACGAGGAGTTGCTGCTGCAGCTGAAGTCATGGCGGCTCAACATCGCCAAGGAACAGAACGTGCCGGCCTACGTTGTCTTCACCGACAACACACTCATCGCGATCGCCGAGCTGCGCCCCGACGACGACGAGGCGCTCATCGCCATTCCGGGTATCGGTGCCCGAAAGCTGGAACAGTACGGAGGCGACGTTCTCGACATGGTCAGGCAGGCTCGCTGA
- a CDS encoding cyclodehydratase, which produces MPRAVPTLYSLDPAMPVLLRPDGAVQVGWDPRRAVLVQPPGGLAASSVAALLRSMRSPTPITELQRQAVSQGLVDGEEVVNLVRQLVGAGVATRGHRGCPGRAASIRIHGRGPLSDLLMQALRCSGARVGQSRQPHAAVGSGTVDLVVLSDYLVADPRLVRDMHNEGIAHLLVRVRDGTGLVGPLVIPGVTSCLRCADLHRSDVDCAWPAIAAQLRDTVGVADRATLLATAALALSQVNRVIAAVRGEQADHDPPSALDATLEFDLNAGSIVARQWTRHPLCSC; this is translated from the coding sequence ATGCCGCGGGCCGTTCCCACCTTGTATTCGCTTGATCCGGCGATGCCGGTGCTCCTGCGGCCCGACGGTGCCGTGCAAGTGGGCTGGGATCCCCGCCGGGCCGTCCTGGTGCAACCACCCGGCGGCCTGGCGGCTTCGTCGGTGGCCGCGCTACTGCGGTCCATGCGCTCGCCGACGCCGATCACCGAACTGCAGCGCCAAGCCGTCAGCCAGGGATTGGTGGACGGCGAGGAGGTGGTGAACCTCGTCAGGCAATTGGTCGGCGCCGGTGTCGCGACCCGCGGGCATCGAGGTTGCCCGGGCCGCGCGGCGTCGATTCGGATCCACGGTCGCGGACCGTTGTCAGACCTGCTGATGCAGGCCTTGCGCTGCTCGGGGGCGCGGGTCGGGCAGAGTAGACAACCGCATGCCGCGGTCGGCAGCGGCACCGTGGATTTGGTGGTGTTGTCCGACTATCTGGTGGCCGATCCACGTTTGGTGCGCGATATGCACAACGAGGGCATTGCGCACCTGCTCGTTCGGGTTCGTGACGGCACCGGCCTGGTAGGGCCGCTGGTTATCCCGGGCGTGACGAGCTGCCTACGCTGCGCCGATCTGCACCGCAGCGACGTGGACTGCGCGTGGCCGGCAATCGCTGCACAGCTGCGCGACACCGTCGGAGTGGCCGACCGAGCGACGTTGCTGGCAACGGCCGCGCTCGCCCTCAGCCAGGTCAACCGGGTGATCGCCGCTGTGCGCGGTGAACAAGCCGACCACGATCCGCCGTCGGCTCTCGACGCCACGCTGGAGTTCGACCTCAACGCCGGCTCCATCGTGGCGCGCCAATGGACCCGGCATCCGTTGTGCTCGTGCTGA
- a CDS encoding sensor domain-containing protein: MAGAGKSLFIICTALLVITACSHKGTSAKPSTTTTPPSGADALIIGVEEVRRIANYEELTAHSRADLRRPPPGDLNAPGPCRAAGTSDLTFASGWMEFRSAGYSGVTDDIDPGGMVMVDSVSQAVAIYPDAHAARAALDQLEASLNACMALHDPKYTFNVDKPDSATLRITDQGWSHLYRVKNAVLMSVGVLGIEPAERIANTVLDAICDRVK; encoded by the coding sequence CTGGCCGGCGCGGGCAAGTCGCTCTTCATCATCTGCACTGCGCTACTCGTGATCACAGCCTGCTCGCACAAAGGCACGTCAGCGAAGCCGAGCACCACCACCACACCCCCGTCGGGTGCCGACGCGTTGATCATCGGCGTCGAAGAGGTACGCCGTATCGCCAATTACGAGGAACTGACCGCACATTCACGAGCGGACTTGCGTCGTCCGCCACCAGGCGACCTGAACGCACCGGGCCCCTGCCGGGCGGCCGGGACCAGTGATCTCACATTCGCCAGCGGCTGGATGGAGTTCCGGAGTGCGGGCTACAGCGGCGTCACCGACGACATCGACCCCGGTGGCATGGTCATGGTCGATTCCGTCAGTCAAGCTGTCGCCATCTACCCGGACGCGCACGCCGCACGCGCAGCGCTCGACCAGCTGGAAGCTTCACTGAACGCGTGCATGGCGTTACATGACCCCAAGTACACGTTCAACGTGGACAAGCCGGATTCCGCCACGCTGCGGATCACCGACCAAGGCTGGAGCCACCTGTATCGCGTCAAGAATGCGGTGTTGATGTCTGTCGGCGTGTTGGGCATCGAACCAGCTGAACGGATCGCCAATACAGTGCTTGACGCGATCTGCGATCGCGTCAAGTAG